A region of the Pseudomonas silesiensis genome:
GGTGCTCCGCTCTATCGCGGCTACTACAGCGACGTCGCCGAAGCGATCGCCGAAGACCCGCTCAAGGTGCTGTTCAAATTCAAGCACAACAACAACCGCGAACTGCCGCTGATCCTCGGCCAGCTGCCGGTACTGCCCAAACACTGGTGGGCCAGCCGCGATTTCAACAAGGGCAACCTGGAACTGCCGCTGGGCAGTGGTCCGTACAAGGTCAGCGAAGTCAAAGCCGGGCGCTCGGTGCGCTATGAGCGGGTCAAGGATTACTGGGGCAAGGACCTGCCGGTCAACCGCGGGTTCTACAACTTCGATGTCATGACCACTGACTATTACCGCGACAACACCGTGGCCCTGGAAGCGCTCAAGGCCGGGCAGTTCGATTACTGGCTGGAGATGGCCGCGAAAAACTGGGCCAATGCCTACAACATCCCGGCCGTCACCGAGGGCCGGTTGATCAAGGAACAGATCCCCAACGGCAACCCCACCGGCATGCAAGGCTTTGTGTTCAACCTGCGGCGCCCGGTGTTCCAGGACCTGCGCGTGCGCCAGGCCCTGACCCTGTTGCTGGACTTCGAATGGACCAACAAGCAACTGTTCAACGGCGCCTACGCGCGCACCCGCAGTTATTTCGAGAACTCGGAAATGGCCGCCAGCGGCCTGCCGGACGCCGAACAGCTGGCGATTCTCGACCCGTTCCGCGGCAAGGTCCCCGAGCAGGTCTTCAGCGAGGCGTTCCAGAACCCGGTCACCGACGGCAGCGGCATGATCCGCGCCCAGCAACGCAAGGCCTATCAACTGTTGCAAGAAGCCGGCTGGCGCATCGTCGACGACAAGATGGTCGACGCCACCGGCAAACCGGTGACCATCGAGTTCCTGCTGGCCCAGACCGAATTCGAACGGGTACTGCTGCCGTTCAAGCGTAACCTGAGCGATCTGGGCATCGACCTGGTGATCCGTCGGGTCGACGTCTCGCAGTACATCAACCGTGTGCGCTCACGGGACTTCGACATGATCGTCGGCAGCTTCCCCCAGTCCAACTCACCGGGCAACGAACAGCGCGAGTTCTGGATGGCCGCCGCCGCCGACAAACCCGGCAGCCGCAACTCCATGGGCCTGAAAGACCCGGTGGTGGACCAACTGGTCGAGCAACTGATCAACGCCGACTCGCGGCAAAGCCTGGTGGCCCACGCCCGCGCACTGGACCGGGTGCTGCAATGGGGCTACTACGTGATCCCCAACTGGCACATCAAGACGTGGCGCGTGGCCTACTGGAACCACATCGGTCACCCGGCCATCTCACCCAAGTACGACATCGGCATCACCACCTGGTGGATCAAGCCCGACGCCAAACCTGCGGTAGAAATCGAAACCAAACTGCAAGCCGACCCTGCGGGCACGGAGTAACAGATGCTGGCGTATATTTTTCGGCGACTGCTGCTGATCATTCCCACCTTGCTCGGCATTTTGCTGATCAACTTCGTGATCATCCAGGCCGCCCCCGGCGGGCCGGTGGAACAGATGATCGCCAAGCTCGAAGGCTTCGAAGGCGCCACCAGCCGCATTGCCGGCGGTGGTGCCGAAGTCTCGGTAGCCGGTTCGGCCTATCGTGGAGCGCAAGGGCTGGACCCGGCGCTGGTCAAGGAAATCGAGCACATGTACGGCTTCGACAAATCGGCGCCGGAACGCTTGTGGATCATGATCAAGAACTACGCCACCC
Encoded here:
- a CDS encoding extracellular solute-binding protein: MKSVHALLVQASGLLFAGLACAAPQHALTLYNEPPKYPADFQHFDYVNPDAPKGGIFRQAGFGGFDSLNPFIGKGVPADDIGMIYDTLAKQGLDEPFTEYGLVAGQIEKAPDNSWVRFYLRPEARFHDGHPIRAEDVVFSFETLTRDGAPLYRGYYSDVAEAIAEDPLKVLFKFKHNNNRELPLILGQLPVLPKHWWASRDFNKGNLELPLGSGPYKVSEVKAGRSVRYERVKDYWGKDLPVNRGFYNFDVMTTDYYRDNTVALEALKAGQFDYWLEMAAKNWANAYNIPAVTEGRLIKEQIPNGNPTGMQGFVFNLRRPVFQDLRVRQALTLLLDFEWTNKQLFNGAYARTRSYFENSEMAASGLPDAEQLAILDPFRGKVPEQVFSEAFQNPVTDGSGMIRAQQRKAYQLLQEAGWRIVDDKMVDATGKPVTIEFLLAQTEFERVLLPFKRNLSDLGIDLVIRRVDVSQYINRVRSRDFDMIVGSFPQSNSPGNEQREFWMAAAADKPGSRNSMGLKDPVVDQLVEQLINADSRQSLVAHARALDRVLQWGYYVIPNWHIKTWRVAYWNHIGHPAISPKYDIGITTWWIKPDAKPAVEIETKLQADPAGTE